A stretch of the Candidatus Poribacteria bacterium genome encodes the following:
- a CDS encoding aldo/keto reductase has product MKNIKLASGHETPIFGLGTWQLKGRQCERIVKEAIALGYTHIDTAWMYQNQREIGKALRDTDIDREEVFLTTKIWHTHLKYAEVLAQFEECLSDLQMDYVDLLLIHHPSGSVPVTETFDAFQKLYDAGQVKSIGISNFSIAQVEEACEVSELPICTNQVEYHVRRNRSDLRDYCHARDIVMTAHRPLAVGNLANDTVLRSIGEAHGKTAAQVALRWLVQQNIITIPKSGSVPHLRENLDVFEWQLTDEEMQTLDTVT; this is encoded by the coding sequence ATGAAAAACATCAAACTTGCATCAGGACATGAAACGCCTATATTCGGTTTAGGAACCTGGCAGCTAAAAGGCAGGCAGTGCGAGCGTATCGTTAAAGAAGCCATCGCTTTAGGCTATACGCATATTGACACGGCATGGATGTACCAAAACCAGCGCGAGATTGGGAAGGCACTCCGCGATACCGACATTGATCGTGAGGAGGTGTTCCTCACCACTAAAATCTGGCACACCCATCTCAAGTATGCCGAGGTCCTCGCCCAATTTGAGGAATGCCTCAGCGATTTGCAAATGGATTACGTTGATCTATTATTGATTCACCATCCGAGCGGCTCTGTTCCGGTCACTGAAACTTTTGATGCATTCCAAAAGCTTTACGACGCGGGTCAGGTGAAAAGCATCGGCATCAGTAACTTTAGCATTGCTCAGGTTGAAGAAGCGTGTGAGGTCTCTGAACTCCCGATTTGCACGAATCAGGTGGAGTACCATGTACGCAGAAACCGATCGGATTTGCGAGACTATTGCCACGCGCGCGATATAGTGATGACAGCGCACCGCCCTTTGGCTGTCGGAAATCTTGCCAACGATACAGTTCTGCGTAGCATCGGAGAAGCACACGGAAAGACTGCAGCGCAAGTTGCATTACGGTGGTTAGTCCAGCAGAACATCATCACAATTCCAAAATCGGGTTCCGTACCGCATTTACGCGAAAATTTAGATGTTTTCGAGTGGCAATTGACCGATGAAGAAATGCAAACACTCGATACCGTAACGTAG